The following are encoded in a window of Congzhengia minquanensis genomic DNA:
- a CDS encoding adenylate kinase: protein MILLITGASHTGKTLLAQKILEKYKYPYFSIDHLKMGLIRSGNTDLTPEDDRELEAYMWPIIREMMKTAIENKQNLVVEGGYIPFDWKNDFTGEYVKEIQYYCLVMSEKYIKNHFSDIKYYANAVEQRVDDSWCTTNSILEENAYYRDMCKQHNCDYILIDESYCVDIEL from the coding sequence ATGATTCTTTTAATTACAGGTGCCTCTCATACAGGGAAAACTTTGCTGGCACAGAAAATTCTTGAAAAATATAAATATCCTTATTTTTCTATCGACCATTTGAAAATGGGCTTAATACGAAGCGGCAACACAGATTTAACTCCCGAAGATGACAGAGAATTAGAAGCCTATATGTGGCCGATTATTCGAGAAATGATGAAAACTGCTATTGAAAACAAACAGAATCTTGTGGTAGAGGGTGGTTATATTCCCTTTGACTGGAAAAATGATTTTACTGGCGAATATGTGAAAGAAATTCAATATTACTGCCTCGTGATGAGCGAAAAATATATAAAAAATCACTTTTCGGATATTAAATATTACGCCAATGCAGTTGAGCAGCGCGTTGATGATTCGTGGTGTACAACGAATTCTATACTTGAAGAAAACGCTTATTATCGCGATATGTGCAAACAGCACAACTGTGATTACATTTTGATTGATGAAAGTTATTGTGTAGATATCGAATTGTAA
- a CDS encoding AAA family ATPase encodes MLIWINGAWGCGKTQTAAELCRRTEHSFFYDPEEVGYCLRKTTPKALWHDDFQDNPLWRAMNITMLKKLCRDYDGVIVVPMTVMNKAYLNEILGALRADGAPVQHFTLIASEQTIYKRLRKRFEGKNSWAGRRAKDCVTAFLSPVFETKIETDEITISQAAEEIAKKAGLALLPRGRALKRQIRRLKTQLNAINK; translated from the coding sequence ATGCTAATTTGGATTAACGGCGCATGGGGCTGCGGAAAAACTCAGACAGCAGCGGAACTTTGCAGGCGGACGGAGCACTCATTCTTTTACGACCCGGAGGAGGTTGGATATTGCCTGCGCAAAACAACGCCGAAAGCACTGTGGCACGACGATTTTCAGGACAATCCCCTGTGGCGCGCCATGAATATTACCATGTTAAAAAAGCTGTGCCGCGACTATGACGGCGTGATTGTCGTTCCCATGACGGTGATGAACAAAGCTTATTTAAACGAAATTCTCGGCGCGCTCAGGGCGGACGGCGCACCGGTGCAGCACTTTACGCTCATCGCAAGTGAGCAAACCATTTATAAGCGGCTGAGAAAGCGGTTTGAGGGAAAAAACTCCTGGGCGGGGCGCAGGGCAAAGGACTGTGTTACCGCGTTTTTAAGCCCTGTGTTTGAAACGAAAATTGAAACGGACGAAATAACGATTTCTCAGGCTGCGGAAGAAATTGCAAAAAAAGCGGGACTTGCGCTTTTGCCCAGGGGCAGAGCGTTGAAACGTCAAATCAGGCGGCTGAAAACCCAGCTGAATGCCATAAACAAATAA